The segment AAGTCCCTGTGAAACGACTCCAAGAACAGCCAAGAAAAGAATGATGCGCATGAGGGAAGCAATCCCGATGGCATAGATTGAACTGCGGGTAACTTCCGGAACTGCAGCTCTGCCGGTAAGCCCTGCGTCAATGAGACGGTGCCCGCCGGCAAATGTAATGTATCCGCCAACGGTACCGCCGACCAGCGTCACAATAGCGAAAATGCTGACCGTATCGGGAACGAATGTTTTAACTACGGCCTCTCCAATAGGCGGTTGGGCGGTGATCATAACGTACAGGGTTAAACCGATCATAACGAAACCAAGGATTTGTGCAAAGCGGTCCATCGCCCGTCCCGCTTCTTTAACGACGAAGATGCCGACTGCTATCAGTCCGCTGATCAAGGCACCTACCTTAGGATCAAAGCCGAACAATACATTGATCCCAAGACCTGCTCCGGCAATATTTCCGATATTGAAAGCAAGGCCGCCCATGACCACGAGAAGGGCTAAAAAATAACCGAGGCCGGGAAGGACATCGTTGGCAATGTCCTGGGCCCGTTTTCCAGATACGGCAATGATGCGCCAGATATTCGTTTGGGCTCCGATATCAATAATGATGGAAATAAGGATAACAAAACCGAATGAAGCCAATAATTGTTCTGTAAAAACGGTGGTCTGTGTCAGGAAACCCGGCCCGATAGCGGAAGTCGCCATCAGGAAAGCAGCGCCAAGCAAAATACTGCGGTTCGTATTCTTCATGATTCTCCCTCCCTTTGAATTCATGGCTTACATAAACTCCTCTACTTTTGCGACATTAATCCTCGCCTCCTTTAATGATTTAGAGATGGCTGCTGCAAATTCCAGCGCCGTAACTCCGTCACCGTGTATGCAGATGGTCTCTGCTTTAATGCCGATGTCCTGGTTTTGTACGGTATGGACCTTATTTTCCTGGACCATCCGGATAACTTGGCTGATTGCGGTATCTGGGTCAGTAATGAGAGCGTTTGGCTGAGTGCGCGGCGTCAAGGTGCCGTCTTGCTGGTATGTGCGGTCAGAAAACACTTCGTTAGCGGTGCGCAGGCCAATTTTTTCGCCTGCTTTCATCAATTCACTGCCGGACAAGCCAAATAAAATCAGCTCGGGATTTATTTTATAGACCGCTTCGGCAATCGCTTCTGATAAGGCAGCGTCTTTAGCGGCCATATTGTATAAGGCGCCATGCGCTTTCACATGCTGCAATCGTCCGCCTTCCGCCTGCACAAAGCCGGACAGGGCTCCGATTTGATACACCGTCAGGTCATAAGCTTCCTGGGGAGAAATGGCGATATTCCGGCGGCCGAAACCGACCAGATCCTGGAGTCCCGGATGGGCGCCGATCCCGACGTTTCTCTCAAGCGCCATTGCTACCGTTTTTCGCATTGTTGCCGGGTCTCCGGCGTGAAAGCCGCAGGCGATATTGGCAGACGTCACAAAATTCAAAATCTCTGCGTCATTTCCAAGCTTATAAGCCCCGAAACTTTCGCCCATATCACAATTCAAGTCCACTTTAAACGTCATTTCCATTCCTCCCTTTTTAAATAAATGCCAATTTTTAATTGGCGGATTTGATATTCTTGTTCGATATAACGCTTTTGTGCTTCTTCAACAGAAATTTCCTTGAAGCGAATCCGGTCCCCGGGCTTCAGCTGGCTGATGAGCGGCAAATCGACGGAAGCCACTTGCCCAATTTTCGGATAACCGCCGGTAGTCTGGCGGTCTGCCAAAAGAACAATCGGATTGCCATCCGCCGGCACTTGAATCGAACCGAACGATACCGCCTCTGAAATCAATTCTTTCGGTTCTTCCAATGACAACTTAATTCCTTCTAAGCGATAGCCCATTCGGTCAGAATGGGAAGAAATTGAAAAAGCTTCGCTGAAAATTTTCTCTTTACTGTCATTGTTAAACAGCTCATACTGGCGGCCCTTCATCATTCGGACGATCGGCTCGTTAAAATAACGAGGAGCGGCAATCTTCCATTCCAGTTCATTGTCAGTGGCATGGAGCAAGGAAGCAGCATGACCTGGTGAAACAGGGTGCGTCGGGATAAGGTCGCCTGCTTTTAATGCCCGTCCATGGAAGCCGCCTATTCCAGCTCGCAGGTAAGTGGATTTGCTGTTCATAACGTCTGGAACGTCAATGCCGCCTGCTGCCGCCAAATAGACCCGGCATCCGGTGCGGGGAGCTCCGAACTTCAAGACACTTCCTTCTTTGACGGCGACCGTACGCCACATTTTAATGGCGGTGCCATCGATTTCCGGTGACAAGTCTCCTCCACAAAGTGCGATGAACGTATCTTCCTCAAATTGGATGGCAGGGCCCACCATCGCAATTTCTAATGTTGCAGCGTTTTCTTCGTTGCCCACCAGCAAATTGGCTGTCCGGTGTGCGAAAGGGTCCATAGCGCCGCTGACGATGACGCCGTATTTCTGGAAACCGAAGCGGCCGAGATCCTGCACGGTCGTTTGAAGTCCGCTTTTAATGATCTTCAGCATGCTGCTCCTCCTTCAGTGAATGATATTCACTCTCTGATATTTGTCTGAAGATAATTTTGTCTCCAGCCCGCAGCAAGCTCGGAATTTCCTGCTCAGGGCGAAACAGCCGAATAGGCGTGCGGCCAATCAGCTGCCAGCCGCCTGGAGTTTCGATTGGGTAAACGCCTGTCTGCATGCCGGCAATGCCTACTGTACGCTCAGGAATTCGTAGCCGCGGTGAATCACGGCGGGGAGCTGCAATTTTTTCAGACATTCCGCCGATGAATGGGAATCCTGGAGCAAAGCCGATCATGTAGACCGTATAAGTTCCGCTGGTATGGATTTCAATTACTTCTTCAGGACTCAGCCCATTATGCTGTGCCACAAAGTCCAGGTCCGGTCCGAAATCGCCTCCGTAACAAACTGGAATCTCCACGGTACGAAACTCGCCAGCGACAGCTTCGGATATATGCTGGACACGTTCTTCGAGTTCCTGCTGCACCGTTTCATATAGGGTGGCCAGTGGATGATAAAAAACCGTGACAGTGGTAAAAGCCGGTATGATTTCTACCATCCAAGGAAGCGGATCGGCTTCCAGCAGCGCTGCAATGGCACGTACACGCTCCTGTACTTTTTCATTGATTTCCTGCCCGACTTCAATAACAATCGCTTGGTCGCCAAGCGGTGAAAAAGAAAAGTTCATGGCGGCACCTCTTCTTCTGATTATTCTGACTACTAAATTAAGTATAAGGCTTTAGTTCAAAAGGTGAAAGTTTTCCTTGCAAACATCTGGCAATTAATAATAAAAGCAATCTGCCTCAATCTTTTCTAATGAAAGGAATTTAGACAAGAAAAGGAATTTTAAAGGGATAGGACGAATACTTAGTAAAATATAGGAACGCAAAAGGGGATGAAGCAAAATGAAAACCAAGTTAGTTTTGCTGATATCATTGTTTTTACTGAGTGCAGGAATCATCAGTTTGTTATCTGGGAATGATTCAGAAAAAGTGGAAGCGGCTGTAGGAAGCCAGTTGCATGTCGCTCAATGGGAATACATTGAAATTTTTGACGACCGGCAAAAAGCTGTAGCTTTTGTCAGCACGAACGAAGGAACTGAACAAGAGGTGTTTCTTGAGAAAAACTGGTTTGAGTGGAATGTCAAGAAAGCATTCACTCACGAAGCCATAGAATCGGGAAAGCCGATTCATCTGACGTTTTCCAGTTCGACTTACAGTGAAGAGGATCCGGTGATTTTAATCATCCGGACGTTTGATGAAGAGATAAAAAGTGTGGACATTCAAACAGCAGACGGCCAAACGACAACCATTGAAATATCCGTTGCAGAGTCTGGCCCTGCAAAAGGGTTCGGTATTCTGGAAGCCACTGATGACACTATTTATGATGCAGAGTTTATTTCAAAGAATTCAGATGGGGAACTTTTGTATGCGATGAAAGCGAATTAGCGATGACGGAGAGTGTTTTATGGAGGGCGGCTTAAAAGCTGGCCACTCATTTTTCGTTTTCTTTACTGGTTTTTATTTAATCATGCAAAATCGACGGAAAGCCGATCAAGTGGGCTAAGCGCAAATAAATCATTTTAAATGCAGATCCTCATTAAAGACATAAAAAGAAGCTGCCCGCACACGCGGACAGCTTCTTTTTCTTATTCTTCAATATCAACTTTCTGGGTTACATCGGCGCCAGCAAAGAATTCACCGGAAATTTCGGCAATGGTGCCGTCTTCCAGCATTTCTCCAATCACCCGGTTCACGTTTTCAGCAAGTTCGGTATTGTCTTTGTTCATCACAACCCCTACTTCAGAAGGGCTGTACTTCAAATTCGGGTGGATTGTAATGTTCAGTTCAGGGAAAGCTTCAAGAGCCAGTGTTTGCAGGTAATAATCATTTAGGATAACATCTGTGCGCCCAATGGACACGTCACGCAGGTAGACTTCATTTGTGGCATTGTCATAAACCACTTCTTCCGCTCCGTATTCACGCGCAGTTTCCATGTAAACAGAAGTGGAAGCACCTGCTGCTTTTTTGCCTTTCAAGTCTTCTAATGTCTCGATTCCGGATAAATCGTCTTTCCGGACAATGGCTGTGCCGTAGGAATACTTGAACGGTGTAGAAAATGTGAATTTATCTTTCCGATCTTCCGTTACTTCGATATCGTTTGCTGCCAAATCCACTTGACCTGTTTGGACGGACGTCAGCATCTCATCAAAGCCCAGCTCTTTAAATTCAACTTCAAGCTCCAGGCGCTCAGCAAGTTCACGTACGACTTCAACTTCGAAGCCAGTCAATTCGTCGGTGCCTTCCGCGCGGTACGAAGTCGGGAACAGCGTACCGGAAGTGGCGACGGTCAAGACACCTTCTTCCTGGATTCTATCCCATTCCGACGGCTCTTCTTCAGCTGCGTTTTCAACACTGTTTCCACAGCCAGCAAGTAAGGTCAATGCCAATATTCCAGCGAACAAAGAGCCGCTTTTTTTGCTGAATAAATTTCTCACTTATTATTCCTCCCATAATGTATTTCACTAAGAACATAGCATTATCCTAGTCACGGAGCAAAGGTTTAATTCTGAAAAATTCAAAATAGATAATTTTGAAAACTGTATTGACCAGTACGGTCTAAGGGAGTATTCTGTAGTCGACCGATGTGGTCTAAAATAGTGGAGAGGCTGGAGAAGATGGAAAAATTCACAAATCTCGAAGAAAAGAAAAAGCTGACAATATTAAATGCTGCGCTTCAGGAATTTGCGGAAAATGGCTATCAGCAAGCTTCCACAAATCGTATTGTCAAAAAAGCGGGAATCGGCAAAGGGATGCTGTTCTATTATTTTAAAAGCAAACGGGAACTGTATGAATATTTGATTGAGTACAGCATGGATATCATTATGGATGAGTATTTTATGCAGGTGGACACAAGCGAAACTGATTTGATTGAGCGCCTTAAACAGGCAGCACAAGTCAAAATGAAAGCTCAGTTGGAAAATAAGCAGGTCTTTGATTTCTTAGGGACTTTTGTGCTTGCGAAAGACGCGGAACTGCCAGAGCGTTTGCAGAAAAAATACGCGGAGCTGCACGCTTTAGGTGCTGCTTTGATGTATGAAGGCATCGATCAGTCATTAATCAGAAAGGATTTAGATGCGGACAAGGCATTCAAATTAATCCGCTGGTCCATTGAAGGATATCAAAATGAATTATTGCAGCGGCTGGAAGGCCAAAAAATAGCTTCTATTGATTTTGAACCGTATTGGGAAGAGTTCTATGGCTACCTCGAGATTCTAAAGAAAAGCTTTTATATAGAAAAGGAGGATTTGGCATGAGCATTTTGAAAACCACAGCTTTGACCAAAAAGTTCGGAGATTTTACAGCGTTGGACGGTGTGGACATTGAAGTCGCCAAAGGAGAAGTATACGGATTTATCGGACCGAACGGCGCAGGCAAGTCGACAACCATCCGTGTACTTTTGGGCCTCTTAAAAGTGACTTCGGGAACAGCTGAAATTTTCGGTCAAGACGTCTGGGAAGATGCAGTGGATATTCATAAGCGCGTGGCTTATGTTCCAGGAGATGTAAATTTATGGCCCAATTTAACGGGGGGAGAAGTCATTGATTTGTTTTTAAAATTGCGCGGAAGCAATGGAAAAACCCGGCGGGAAGAATTGATACGGAAATTTGATTTGGACCCGACCAAAAAATGCCGGACGTATTCAAAAGGGAACCGGCAGAAAGTGGCATTGGTTGCCGCCTTGTCGACAGATGCGGATCTTTATATTCTCGATGAACCCACTTCAGGGCTCGATCCATTGATGGAACGTGTTTTTCAAGAATGGGTGAGAGAAGCGAAAGCACAAGGAAAAAGCATTTTGCTGTCAAGCCATATCTTGTCTGAAGTTGAAAAGCTTTGTGATAAAGTCGCCATCATCCGCCAAGGGAAAATTATTGAAACAGGCACTTTGCAGGAATTGCGCCATCTGACAGGAACTGTTTTAACGGTGGAGACAAAACGGCCGATGCCTTCGCTGCACGAATTAAAAGGCATACAGGGAATACAGGAGAAACAAGGGACTCTGTCTTTTCAAGTGGATGCGGAAGAACTGGATCAGGTAATCCGCTATATCAGCGGATTCGGCGTTGTAAAGCTGGAAAGTTCTCCGCCGACTCTTGAAGAATTGTTCATGCGCCATTATGAAGGAGGAAGTTCAGCAGATAAACAGGAGGCGGCCTACCATGGACAAAAGCTTGTTTGACGAAACAGGCACATTAATGCGTTTTATCTGGCGCCGGGACCGCATCCGCATTCCTGTCTGGCTGCTTTCTTTTGTTATAGCAACGATGTTGACAGCCATTGCATTTAAGGATTTATATCAGAATGCAGCAGAACGCCAGGCTATAGCCGAAACAATGAAAAATCCGGCAATGACTGCAATGGTTGGTCCTGGATATGGTTTGGACAACTATACTGTCGGCGCCATGATGGCCCATCAGATGCTCTTGATGACAGCTGTGGTGGTCGGGCTGATGAGTATTTTGCTAGTGGCCCGCCATACGCGCAGCGATGAGGAAGACGGCCGGCTCGAGTTGATCCGTTCGCTGCCGGTAGGGCGATTATCGAATCTCCAATCTGTGCTGCTTGTCATGTTCGGAGTCAATGTGCTGCTCGCAGCGGCTACAGGAAGTGGTCTTTATGTTTTAGGGATTGCCAGCATGGATTTGGAAGGTTCTTTACTTTACGGATCCGCCTTGGGAGCAACCGGTTTGATTTTTTCAGCTATCACAGCCGTTTTTGCCCAGCTTTCACAAAATTCGAGAAGCACAATCAGCTTGTCTATCGCTGTGCTCTTGTTTGCTTATGCAGTTCGTGCCATTGGAGATATTGGGAATGAAGCCTTGTCCTGGACTTCTCCGCTCGGCTGGATTTTGCGGTCTGAGGTATATGTCCAAAATATATGGTGGCCGATTTGGCTTACTGTGGCTGCCGCTTTTTTGCTGTCGCTTCTGGCACTTTATTTGAATTCTATCCGTGATTTGGGTTCAGGGTTTTTGCCAGCAAGAACCGGCAAATCCCATGCCTCGCCGATTTTGCAGAGTCCTTTGGGATTGGCCATTCGCCTACAACGCACAGGTCTTATTGCATGAACTATTGGGCTTTTCTTGATAGGTGCTTCCTACGGTTCAGTGCTCGGCGATTTAGAGTCCTTTTTTGCCGATGTTGAAATCATGCAGGAATTTTTAGCAGCAACTCCAGGGAGCTCATTGACCGAACAATTTATTCCGATGTTGATGTCGGTTATGGCGATTATTGGCACCATCCCGGTATTACTGGCTGTTTTAAGGCTGAAAGGAGAGGAAAAGAATGGCCGATTAGAACATTTCTTAAGCCGTGCAGTTTCCAGAAGCCATTTAATGGGTAGTTATGTATTGATTTCTCTTATAACCAGTTTTATCATGTTGTCGCTTGCGGGACTTGGGCTTGGTTCAGTGGGCAATGCGATGATGGTGGAAGGGCTTCCGCTTAGGATGTTCTACGAAGCGGCAATAGTTTATCTGCCGGCTGCCTGGATCATGGCAGGCTTGGCTGCTGTGTTTATCGGATGGATGCCAAAGTTATCCAGTCTGGTGTGGCTCTATTTGGTTTTCTCATTTGTCGTTGTTTATTTGGGGGCTTTGTTTCAGTTTCCGGATTGGGTAGAAAAAGCAACGCCATTTGGCCATATTCCGCAGCTTCCGGTTGAAGAGCAGAATTTTGCGGTACTGGCACTTTTGACAGCCGTAGCGGTATTTTTGTTGATTGCCGGCTTTATCGGCTTTAACCGGAGGGACATTAGCAATTGAAAAAGGAGTGTATGTATAGTGGAAAAAGTAATCCCGAAAATCACCACATTTTTGATGTTTTCAGGACAGGCAGAAGAAGCGATGGAATTTTATACATCGCTGTTTGAAGACTCGCGTATCGAAAATATTGTCCATAATGAAGATGGTACTGTCATGCAGGCTGCTTTTACGTTGAATGGTCAGATGTTGATGTGCATCGATAGCCCCGTCAATCACGAATTTACTTTTACACCGGCGATTTCTTTGTATGTCACGTGCGACAGCGCAGAAGAGATTGACCGTGTTTTCGCCCAGCTTTCGGAAGGCGGAGGGGTTTTGATGCCATTAGATGAATATCCTTTCAGCAAAAAGTTCGGCTGGCTGGTGGACCGGTTCGGCGTATCCTGGCAACTGAATTACTGAAATTGATAAAACCTGTATGGAAATGGCTTTGTTCATTTTCATGCAGGTTTTTGTTTTAGGCTGTGATAAACATACGCGACCCGTCTTCTGGGCAGACTAAAAGGCTGTTCTTCGTTAAAAGAACAGCCAGACAATAACCGGACCGAGGAATGACCCGACGACAGCACTTAAGGTCATAGCGACAGAACTCATAGAAGCTTCTTCCGGACCATATTCGAAAGCTTTCGCTGTACCAAGACCGTGGGCAGAAGATCCCAAGCCAATGCCGACCCCGATGGAAGAATCGACACGCAAAATTTTCAATAGCCAAGGACCCGCAATAATACCGGTAAACCCTGCAGTCATGACATATACCGCCGCTAATGAAGGGATGCCTCCGAGCGCTTCCGCCATTTGCATGGCGACCGGCGTCGTAATCGACTTCGGCAGCATCGTCAGAACCATTTCGTTGGAAAACTGGAACAGCTTCGTCAGCAAAGCGCCACTGGTTAACCCGACAATCGCTCCTGCAGAGACGCCGATAGTGATTGGCAATAGATTTTGCCGCAATAAATCACGCTGCTTGTAGAGGGGAACAGCCAAAGCCACTACAGCAGGACCGAGCAACTCTCCGATCCACTTTCCTCCGAGCATATAATTGTCATAAGAAACATCGAATACCAGTAAAATAATGACCAAGACGACAGTAGTGGTTAGCACAGGATTTAAAAGCGTCCAGCGGTATTTATTATATTGGCTGTTCAAAAAGAGATAGGCCACAATTGTAAGCCCTGCAAACAGCAGAGACAGAAGAAAGATTACCACATTTAATGCTCCTCTCTTTTGCCGGATAAACGGCTGGACCACTGGCTCAACAAAGAAGAAACCGCCATAGTCAGAAACGTGCTAAACACTGCAATGACGATCAGCCAGACGCCTTTTCCAGTAAAAACATCTGCATAATCGATGACGCCGACAGTTGCCGGGATAAAGTAGAGCGATAGGAAAGCTAAAAGGAAATGCGCACCCGAATCAATCCATTTCAGCGGAAAAATTTTTAGCAAAAGGACCGCAAACAGCAGTAAAAATCCAATGATGCTGCCGGGAAGCGGCAAGTTGAAAAATTCGCGCAACCATTCACCGAACAGATAAAAGCCATACAAAACAACAAGTTGAGCAAAAACCAGCAGAAATTTCATATGTAATCGCGCCTTTCTTCAAATAGAAAAGTGAAACGGTAATCTTTGACATAATAAGCTATTTTACAGCATTTTTATTGAAAAGCGAGCAACGCGCATATAGAGGGACAAACAGTTAAAAATTAAATTCTTCTTTTTAAATTTACAGAAGCGGGTAAAGGGAGAACATCCGATCAATACCGCTAGGAAGGGAGGATGTTATGGCCAGTGGCTTACTTGGTTTTATCATCTTAGGTTTTTCGCTATCTGTTCCCGTAGGAGCTATTACAATCGAAATGGTGAAAAGAGGGATTCAAGGGGGATTCATGCATGCCTGGATGGTTGGCGTTGGCGGCATGTCTGCAGATGTTGTGTTGATGCTGCTCATTTACTTTGGGGTTTCCGGTTTTTTAACCAGCATGGCTGCACAAACTGTCCTTTGGCTCTTCGGCTTTGTCGTGCTGGTTTACTTAGGAACCGAAAGCATTAAAGATGCATTTCGGATCACCGGAATAGATGTTATGAACCCAGTAAAAACAGAACCGCTGACTGGAGCTTATCTGTCGGGATTTGTGATTGCGATTTCCAATCCGTTGAATATCATTTTCTGGATCGGCATCTATGGTTCGGTTTTAACCAGCACACTGCAGAATGCAAGCAGTGGAGAAGTACTGTTGTACAGCATCGCCATTTTTATTGGCATCGCAATTTGGGATTTGGTGATTGCCATTTCTGTGCATATCGGCAAAAGTTTTACAGGACACCGTTTTATGAAAAGTTTTTCGGTTATAGCAGGATTGGCTTTAATTGGATTTGGTTTATCATTTGGCTGGCAAGCTATGAAAAACCTGATGCTTTTAATGAATTGAAACTTTTGACAGCCAATGACGTAAATACACCAACACAGAAAGGGGAAGTGGACAATGGGCAATTACACGATTGAAGAGTTTATTCGCCAAACCAAACAGGACGAGAGAGAGAATGATTATTTTGAGTTGGAAACACCGCGTATTCTGGAAGTGAATTTAACGGATATGGTATGGGCAAAAGTCGGCTCGATGATTTCGTATACGGGCCAGATTAAATTTGAGCGGGAACGCATGCTTGAGCATGGCGTCGGAGTGATGTTCAAGAAGGCACTGACTGGCGAAGGCACTTCGTTGATGAAAGCTACGGGGCAAGGACGTTTGTATTTGGCAGACCAAGGCAAGAAAATCACCATTTTCGAATTGAATGGCGAATCCATCACAGTTAACGGCAATGATCTTCTCGCTTTTGAGCCAGGCATCCAATGGGAAATTAAAATGATGAGAAAAGTAGCGGGGATGATGGCTGGCGGATTATTCAACGTTACTTTGAAAGGAAAAGGGAGAGTGGCCATCACCTCCCATTATGAACCACTGACGCTGCTTGTGAAACCGGGTGAATCGGTGATTACAGACCCAGGGGCAACTGTTGCCTGGTCAGGCGATTTAACACCTGAATTCCGGACAGATATCAGCATCAGAACATTCCTTGGCCGGGGCAGCGGGGAATCAGTCCAGATGGAATTTAAAGGAGAGGGCTTTGTAATCGTCCAGCCCTTTGAAGAAGTATATACAGCTGGAAACGGTTTGTCTTAAGTCGTTTGAATGCCGGGCAATCGGGAATAAAGAGACCAATCAACTGTATCATTTCAAAGAAAGGAGCTGCCGTTATGGCAGAACATATAAAGTTGGCAGAAGCATTGGAATGGCAGTTCCGGAACGAAGTCGATAAACAAGTCAGGAAAACCCATGAATCCGGCCAGACGCTCTATCATTACACCAGTCTTCAGAGTCTGATGGGGATGGTCGAGACGAATAATCTATGGATGAGCAAAGGTAATTTCTTGAATGATTCCAGTGAATTGGTTTACTTTTCGAATGTCTTAAAAAGCGTTATCAGCAAAATGAAAATCCAAAACGAGACAGAACTGTGGCGGCTATTCATCCGGGAATTGAAACTTTCAATGAACCGGTTTTTGAAAAAAATTGAAGAAAGCGGTTTTGAAGTTTACATCTTTTCAATGTCACATTCCCAAGATTCGCTTGCTCTTTGGTATAACTATGCAAAAGGGGAAGGCTATAATCTTGGCTTCTATGTGGAAGATCTTTTGAAAAAAACGAGCGTCTTTCCCGATGAATCAAACGTCGTCCACGGCCTTGTAGTATATGACCGCCAGGAACAAGAGCTGGTTCTTATGAACTTCTTGATAGAAACCTTCAAACTGGTTACGCAATACGAAGTGGAAGAAGTAAAAAAAGCGTTGCCGGCTCATTTTTTTTCAGTTATTGCCACATGTGCGATCTTTTTTAAAGACCCTGCTTTTCAAAGCGAAGAGGAATATCGGATTGCCTATATGAATACCAGTGGTGAAACACAGCCGGAAGCACGGTTTCGAGCGCAAAATGGAGTAATTATTCCATATATTGCAGTGGATTTTGAAGAACGGCTGCCGATCAGCCATATCACCATCGGACCGAAGAACAATATTGATATTGCCAAAAGAGGCATGGAGCATTATCTAAACAGCAAAGGTTATAATATGCAAGAAATCTCGATCAGTAAATCGGTCGCTGCCCTTAGATATTAATTCAAAAGGATGAGAAGTGATTGGATGTATCCGGATTTAACAGGGAAAACAGCCATTGTTACGGGTGCTTCAAAAGGAATCGGCAAAGGAATCGCTGAACGTTTTGGGAAAGAGAAAATGAACGTCGTGGTGGATTACCATACAGATAAAAGAGGGGCTGAAGAGACGGTTGCGGCGATTACAGCAAATGGCGGAAATGCTGTATTCGTAGAAGCCGACGTTGCGAATGAAGAAGGCGTTCAGAAGCTAATTAATGCTGCACTCGATCAATACGGCTCGATTGATGTATTAGTGAATAATGCTGGGTTCAGTAAAAGCGAATCGTCAGAAGAATTGAGTTTGGAAAACTGGCAGCGCGTGTTGGACGTTAATTTAACCGGAGCGTTTATTGCCAGCCGTGAAGCGATCAAACAAATGCTGGCTAAGGGCAGACCCGGCTGCATCCTTAACATCACCAGTGTTCATCAGGTTATTCCGAAAGTGGACAATGCGCATTACGCCGTGACCAAAGCGGGCCTTAAGATGCTGACGGAAACGCTGGCACTTGAATATGCGGAACAAGGCATCCGCATCAATGCGATAGCTCCTGGCACAATCAATACGCCCGCTAACCCGGCTGAAGATGCAGATCCGGAAGAAAAGCAAAAGACGCTTGAAAAAATACCGATGAAAAAGATAGGCCAGCCTGAACAAATTGCAGCCGCGGCTGCCTGGATTGTATCTTCGGAAGCAGATTATGTGACTGGCACGACTTTGTTTGTAGATGGCGGTATGACTTTATACCCTTCGCAATTGAAATGAAAAAAAGGCGTAGCCAAATTGGCTACGCCTTTTTTTAAGGTGATTTTCTTTTTAAACCCTTATGCACTCTCATTTTTTAGGAGAAGTTATTCTGAAAAAATTACTTATATTTCCTTAATTCACACAATAGACAGATTTTTTGAAAATTATATTTAATATTTATTGCATTTTCGTTTAAATCCTGTATT is part of the Planococcus shenhongbingii genome and harbors:
- a CDS encoding NRAMP family divalent metal transporter; the protein is MKNTNRSILLGAAFLMATSAIGPGFLTQTTVFTEQLLASFGFVILISIIIDIGAQTNIWRIIAVSGKRAQDIANDVLPGLGYFLALLVVMGGLAFNIGNIAGAGLGINVLFGFDPKVGALISGLIAVGIFVVKEAGRAMDRFAQILGFVMIGLTLYVMITAQPPIGEAVVKTFVPDTVSIFAIVTLVGGTVGGYITFAGGHRLIDAGLTGRAAVPEVTRSSIYAIGIASLMRIILFLAVLGVVSQGLSLDPANPPASVFQLAAGNIGYKIFGVVLWAAAITSVVGAAYTSVSFIRTFSPVLDKYNRWLVITFIVISTTVFVIIGQPVLILILVGSLNGLILPIALGIMLIAAHKAKIVGDYKHPLWMTIFGIVIVVTMAWMGIYTLFNGIPQLFE
- a CDS encoding LamB/YcsF family protein — encoded protein: MTFKVDLNCDMGESFGAYKLGNDAEILNFVTSANIACGFHAGDPATMRKTVAMALERNVGIGAHPGLQDLVGFGRRNIAISPQEAYDLTVYQIGALSGFVQAEGGRLQHVKAHGALYNMAAKDAALSEAIAEAVYKINPELILFGLSGSELMKAGEKIGLRTANEVFSDRTYQQDGTLTPRTQPNALITDPDTAISQVIRMVQENKVHTVQNQDIGIKAETICIHGDGVTALEFAAAISKSLKEARINVAKVEEFM
- a CDS encoding biotin-dependent carboxyltransferase family protein; this translates as MLKIIKSGLQTTVQDLGRFGFQKYGVIVSGAMDPFAHRTANLLVGNEENAATLEIAMVGPAIQFEEDTFIALCGGDLSPEIDGTAIKMWRTVAVKEGSVLKFGAPRTGCRVYLAAAGGIDVPDVMNSKSTYLRAGIGGFHGRALKAGDLIPTHPVSPGHAASLLHATDNELEWKIAAPRYFNEPIVRMMKGRQYELFNNDSKEKIFSEAFSISSHSDRMGYRLEGIKLSLEEPKELISEAVSFGSIQVPADGNPIVLLADRQTTGGYPKIGQVASVDLPLISQLKPGDRIRFKEISVEEAQKRYIEQEYQIRQLKIGIYLKREEWK
- the pxpB gene encoding 5-oxoprolinase subunit PxpB, with the translated sequence MNFSFSPLGDQAIVIEVGQEINEKVQERVRAIAALLEADPLPWMVEIIPAFTTVTVFYHPLATLYETVQQELEERVQHISEAVAGEFRTVEIPVCYGGDFGPDLDFVAQHNGLSPEEVIEIHTSGTYTVYMIGFAPGFPFIGGMSEKIAAPRRDSPRLRIPERTVGIAGMQTGVYPIETPGGWQLIGRTPIRLFRPEQEIPSLLRAGDKIIFRQISESEYHSLKEEQHAEDH
- a CDS encoding transporter substrate-binding domain-containing protein — its product is MRNLFSKKSGSLFAGILALTLLAGCGNSVENAAEEEPSEWDRIQEEGVLTVATSGTLFPTSYRAEGTDELTGFEVEVVRELAERLELEVEFKELGFDEMLTSVQTGQVDLAANDIEVTEDRKDKFTFSTPFKYSYGTAIVRKDDLSGIETLEDLKGKKAAGASTSVYMETAREYGAEEVVYDNATNEVYLRDVSIGRTDVILNDYYLQTLALEAFPELNITIHPNLKYSPSEVGVVMNKDNTELAENVNRVIGEMLEDGTIAEISGEFFAGADVTQKVDIEE
- a CDS encoding TetR/AcrR family transcriptional regulator; protein product: MEKFTNLEEKKKLTILNAALQEFAENGYQQASTNRIVKKAGIGKGMLFYYFKSKRELYEYLIEYSMDIIMDEYFMQVDTSETDLIERLKQAAQVKMKAQLENKQVFDFLGTFVLAKDAELPERLQKKYAELHALGAALMYEGIDQSLIRKDLDADKAFKLIRWSIEGYQNELLQRLEGQKIASIDFEPYWEEFYGYLEILKKSFYIEKEDLA
- a CDS encoding ABC transporter ATP-binding protein, with the translated sequence MSILKTTALTKKFGDFTALDGVDIEVAKGEVYGFIGPNGAGKSTTIRVLLGLLKVTSGTAEIFGQDVWEDAVDIHKRVAYVPGDVNLWPNLTGGEVIDLFLKLRGSNGKTRREELIRKFDLDPTKKCRTYSKGNRQKVALVAALSTDADLYILDEPTSGLDPLMERVFQEWVREAKAQGKSILLSSHILSEVEKLCDKVAIIRQGKIIETGTLQELRHLTGTVLTVETKRPMPSLHELKGIQGIQEKQGTLSFQVDAEELDQVIRYISGFGVVKLESSPPTLEELFMRHYEGGSSADKQEAAYHGQKLV